One part of the Janthinobacterium sp. 17J80-10 genome encodes these proteins:
- a CDS encoding DUF3422 domain-containing protein, which yields MSTVYSGLNHALREPLAAEAHSRPSMRLQAPECLTHLAVYAGEDAGATGGNAAAQHALLIALCGHFGVAGPAANARHYFHDFGHFRLKWECHTEFATYTFAERFDHGLLQAAAFQKMPVAYVPKKWLASLQGKTMVAAHLVLASMDSSVEDCAAEAPDVFEGVLLVGSHVLQGARVWTDFLIQSDGFSRFVVQDFGLREQEAGLLVQRVLEIETYRMMALLGLPHAQRAIPALNAIEGELAQLTSAMVDTDAAIADTLACALSDSTDVEQSLLRQITGLAARMEKLSLNNSYRFSASQAYVRLVHARIEEMREARIEGVPTLAEFMDRRLAPAMNTCASTAQRQEALAERIAHTNDLLRTRVGIVQEQQNRKILQSLNRRAEQQLRLQQAVEGLSVVAITYYLAGLLNYVGKAAKTAGWPVSPDLATGVLVPAIAAGVWLGLCRMRRKLHGT from the coding sequence ATGTCGACGGTATATTCAGGCCTCAATCACGCATTGCGTGAACCACTTGCGGCCGAAGCGCATTCGCGGCCTTCCATGCGCCTGCAGGCGCCGGAGTGCCTGACGCACCTGGCGGTGTATGCCGGCGAAGATGCCGGCGCCACCGGTGGCAACGCGGCTGCGCAACATGCATTGCTGATAGCGCTATGCGGGCATTTTGGCGTGGCAGGGCCCGCCGCCAATGCCAGGCATTATTTTCACGATTTTGGCCACTTTCGGCTCAAGTGGGAATGCCATACCGAGTTTGCGACTTACACTTTCGCAGAACGATTTGACCATGGTCTGCTGCAGGCTGCGGCATTCCAGAAAATGCCGGTAGCCTATGTGCCGAAAAAATGGCTGGCCAGCCTCCAGGGGAAAACCATGGTGGCGGCGCATCTGGTGCTGGCTTCCATGGATTCTTCGGTGGAAGATTGTGCTGCCGAGGCGCCGGACGTATTTGAAGGCGTGCTGCTGGTTGGCAGCCATGTCTTGCAAGGCGCCCGGGTATGGACGGATTTCCTGATTCAGTCAGACGGTTTTTCGCGCTTTGTCGTGCAGGACTTTGGCTTGCGAGAACAGGAGGCTGGGCTATTGGTGCAGCGCGTGCTGGAAATTGAAACCTATCGGATGATGGCCTTGCTCGGACTGCCGCATGCGCAGCGCGCAATTCCAGCCTTGAATGCCATCGAGGGAGAGTTAGCGCAACTCACATCTGCCATGGTTGACACTGACGCGGCGATTGCCGATACTCTCGCCTGTGCGCTATCCGACAGTACTGATGTTGAGCAATCCTTACTTCGTCAAATCACCGGGCTTGCTGCACGCATGGAAAAACTATCGCTCAATAACAGTTATCGTTTTTCTGCCTCGCAGGCTTATGTGCGATTAGTGCATGCCAGAATCGAGGAAATGCGGGAGGCGCGTATCGAAGGCGTGCCCACGCTGGCGGAATTCATGGATCGGCGCCTGGCGCCAGCCATGAATACCTGCGCCTCGACTGCGCAGCGGCAGGAAGCATTGGCTGAACGGATCGCGCATACGAATGACTTGTTGCGCACGCGCGTGGGCATCGTCCAGGAGCAGCAGAACCGGAAGATTTTGCAATCGCTTAACCGGCGCGCCGAGCAGCAATTGCGCCTGCAACAGGCAGTGGAAGGATTGTCCGTCGTGGCAATTACCTATTACCTGGCCGGCTTGTTGAACTATGTTGGCAAGGCAGCCAAGACGGCAGGCTGGCCGGTCAGCCCCGACCTTGCCACGGGGGTCCTGGTACCCGCAATCGCTGCAGGCGTCTGGCTGGGGCTGTGCCGGATGCGCAGGAAGTTGCACGGAACGTGA
- the acs gene encoding acetate--CoA ligase: MPQIDNAQQESRVFNPPAALVKDAAISGMDAYRALCAEAEQDYAGFWGRLARENLDWHKPFTQTLDESAAPFYKWFGDGELNVSYNCLDRNLANGNADKTAVIFEADGGDVTRVTYRELHQRVCKLANGLKSLGIRKGDRVVIYMPMSVEGIAAMQACARIGATHSVVFGGFSAKSLQERIIDAGAVAVITADEQLRGGKQLPLKAIVDEALGLGGCDSIKNVIVYRRTGGNIAFNAGRDLWLHELVADQAEACEPEWVDAEHPLFILYTSGSTGKPKGVQHSSGGYLLWAALSMKWTFDIKPADIFWCTADIGWVTGHTYITYGPLAVGATQVVFEGVPTFPNAGRFWDMIARHKVSIFYTAPTAIRSLIKAADADAAIHPSKYDLSSLRILGSVGEPINPEAWMWYYKHIGREQCPIVDTFWQTETGGHMISPLPGATPMVPGSCTLPLPGIMAAIVDETGNELPNGQGGILVVKRPWPSMIRTIWNDPERFKKSYFPEEFAGKLYLAGDGAIRNKDTGYFTITGRIDDVLNVSGHRMGTMEIESALVAHPLVAEAAVVGKPDETTGEAICAFVVLKRSRPTGEEARQIAKELRDWVGKEIGPIAKPKELRFGDNLPKTRSGKIMRRLLRVLAKGDDITQDISTLENPAILEQLKQAQ; the protein is encoded by the coding sequence ATGCCCCAGATTGACAACGCGCAGCAGGAAAGCCGGGTATTCAACCCGCCGGCGGCGCTGGTAAAAGATGCCGCGATATCCGGCATGGACGCGTACCGCGCCCTGTGCGCCGAGGCCGAGCAGGACTATGCCGGTTTCTGGGGCCGGCTCGCCCGCGAAAACCTCGACTGGCACAAGCCTTTCACGCAAACCCTGGATGAATCGGCTGCGCCGTTCTACAAGTGGTTCGGCGATGGCGAACTGAATGTTTCGTACAATTGCCTCGACCGCAACCTGGCCAATGGCAATGCCGACAAGACCGCGGTGATCTTCGAAGCCGATGGCGGCGACGTCACCCGGGTGACGTACCGCGAATTGCACCAGCGCGTCTGCAAGCTTGCCAATGGCTTGAAGTCGCTGGGCATCCGGAAGGGCGACCGCGTCGTCATCTACATGCCCATGTCGGTCGAAGGCATTGCCGCCATGCAGGCGTGCGCGCGCATCGGCGCCACCCACTCGGTGGTGTTCGGCGGCTTTTCCGCCAAGTCCCTGCAGGAACGCATCATCGATGCCGGCGCAGTGGCCGTGATCACCGCCGACGAGCAGCTGCGCGGCGGCAAGCAACTGCCCCTGAAAGCCATCGTCGATGAAGCGCTGGGCCTGGGCGGTTGCGACTCCATCAAAAATGTCATCGTCTATCGCCGCACCGGCGGCAATATCGCGTTCAACGCCGGGCGCGACCTATGGCTGCACGAGCTGGTGGCCGACCAGGCCGAGGCGTGCGAGCCGGAATGGGTCGATGCCGAGCATCCGCTGTTCATCCTCTATACCTCGGGCTCCACCGGCAAGCCCAAGGGCGTGCAGCATTCTTCCGGCGGCTACCTGCTGTGGGCCGCCTTGTCGATGAAATGGACCTTCGACATCAAGCCGGCCGACATCTTCTGGTGCACCGCCGACATCGGCTGGGTCACCGGCCACACCTACATCACCTATGGCCCCCTGGCCGTGGGCGCCACGCAAGTGGTCTTCGAAGGCGTGCCGACCTTCCCGAACGCCGGGCGTTTCTGGGACATGATCGCGCGCCACAAGGTGAGCATTTTCTATACCGCGCCCACGGCCATCCGCTCGCTGATCAAGGCGGCCGATGCCGATGCCGCTATCCATCCCTCGAAGTACGACTTGTCTTCCCTGCGCATCCTGGGCTCGGTGGGCGAGCCCATCAACCCGGAAGCGTGGATGTGGTACTACAAGCACATCGGCCGCGAGCAATGCCCGATTGTCGACACGTTCTGGCAAACCGAGACTGGCGGCCACATGATTTCGCCCTTGCCGGGGGCAACACCCATGGTGCCGGGTTCCTGCACGCTGCCCTTGCCGGGGATCATGGCGGCCATCGTCGACGAGACGGGCAATGAGCTGCCCAATGGCCAGGGCGGCATCCTGGTGGTCAAGCGGCCCTGGCCCTCGATGATCCGCACGATCTGGAATGACCCGGAACGCTTCAAGAAGAGTTATTTCCCGGAAGAGTTTGCCGGCAAGCTGTACCTGGCGGGCGACGGGGCGATCCGCAACAAGGACACGGGGTATTTCACCATCACCGGGCGCATCGACGATGTGCTGAATGTCTCGGGTCACCGCATGGGGACCATGGAAATCGAGTCGGCCCTGGTGGCGCATCCGCTGGTGGCGGAAGCCGCGGTGGTGGGCAAGCCGGATGAAACCACGGGCGAGGCGATCTGCGCCTTCGTGGTGCTGAAGCGCAGTCGCCCGACCGGTGAAGAGGCCAGGCAGATTGCCAAGGAATTGCGCGACTGGGTGGGCAAGGAAATCGGCCCGATCGCCAAGCCCAAGGAACTGCGGTTTGGCGACAACCTGCCCAAGACGCGCTCGGGCAAGATCATGCGGCGGCTGTTGCGCGTCCTGGCCAAGGGCGACGATATCACCCAGGATATCTCGACCCTGGAGAACCCGGCCATCCTGGAACAGTTGAAGCAGGCCCAGTAA
- a CDS encoding DUF779 domain-containing protein, with the protein MSSTHIPRVIATQAALDFISMLRQMHGPLMFFQSGGCCDGSAPQCYSVGEFNVSTTDVYLGDLDGAKFYIGSDQFEYWKHTQLIIDVVDGNGGMFALDNGTGKRFLTRSRLFTDQENRQLAEAANLILIG; encoded by the coding sequence ATGTCAAGCACACACATTCCACGCGTAATTGCAACGCAGGCTGCGCTCGATTTCATTTCCATGCTGCGGCAAATGCACGGGCCATTGATGTTCTTTCAATCGGGCGGATGCTGCGATGGCAGCGCGCCGCAATGCTATTCGGTTGGTGAATTCAATGTCAGCACGACCGATGTCTATCTCGGAGACCTGGACGGCGCCAAGTTTTACATTGGATCGGACCAGTTCGAATACTGGAAGCACACACAACTCATCATTGACGTCGTCGATGGCAATGGCGGCATGTTTGCGCTCGATAACGGCACCGGCAAACGCTTTTTGACCCGCTCGCGCTTGTTTACCGATCAGGAAAACCGGCAACTGGCGGAAGCGGCGAATCTGATACTGATCGGATGA
- the adh gene encoding aldehyde dehydrogenase, giving the protein MNLADISKLGIKNPFKQRYDNYIGGKFVAPVKGEYFPNITPITGQPFCEIARSTAEDIELALDAAHAARAAWGKTSLTERANILNKMADRMEANLELIATAETIDNGKPIRETMAADIPLAIDHFRYFAGCIRAQEGSVAQIDSETYAYHFHEPLGVVGQIIPWNFPILMAVWKLAPALAAGNCVVLKPAEQTPASILVLIELIGDLLPPGVLNIVNGFGLEAGKPLATSKRIAKIAFTGETGTGRLIMQYAAQNIIPVTLELGGKSPNIFFADIMDADDDYFDKCLEGFAMFALNQGEVCTCPSRVLVQESIYEKFMERAIARVAAIKQGNPLDSSTMIGAQASNEQMEKILSYMDIGRQEGAEVLIGGEQNKLAGDLAGGYYVKPTVFAGNNKMRIFQEEIFGPVVSVTTFKDEAEALAIANDTLYGLGAGLWTRDGSRAFRVGRAIQAGRVWTNCYHLYPAHAAFGGYKQSGIGRETHKMMLEHYQQTKNLLVSYSPKALGFF; this is encoded by the coding sequence ATGAATTTGGCAGACATCAGCAAGCTGGGGATCAAGAACCCGTTCAAGCAACGCTACGACAATTACATCGGCGGCAAATTCGTGGCGCCGGTCAAGGGTGAGTACTTCCCGAACATCACGCCGATCACCGGCCAGCCGTTTTGCGAAATCGCCCGCTCCACCGCCGAGGATATCGAACTGGCGCTGGACGCTGCCCACGCTGCCCGCGCTGCCTGGGGCAAGACTTCGCTCACCGAGCGCGCCAACATCCTCAACAAGATGGCCGACCGCATGGAAGCGAACCTGGAATTGATCGCCACCGCCGAGACCATCGACAATGGCAAGCCCATCCGCGAAACCATGGCGGCCGACATCCCGCTGGCGATCGACCATTTCCGCTACTTCGCCGGCTGCATCCGCGCCCAGGAAGGCAGCGTGGCGCAGATCGATTCGGAAACCTATGCCTACCACTTCCACGAGCCCCTCGGCGTGGTCGGCCAGATCATTCCCTGGAATTTCCCCATCCTGATGGCGGTGTGGAAGCTGGCGCCTGCGCTGGCCGCCGGCAATTGCGTGGTCTTGAAACCGGCCGAGCAAACGCCGGCCTCGATCCTGGTGCTGATCGAACTGATCGGCGACCTGCTGCCGCCGGGCGTGCTCAACATCGTCAACGGCTTTGGCCTGGAAGCGGGCAAGCCGCTGGCCACCAGCAAGCGCATCGCCAAGATCGCCTTCACGGGCGAAACCGGCACCGGCCGCCTGATCATGCAATACGCCGCGCAAAACATCATCCCGGTGACGCTGGAGCTGGGCGGCAAATCGCCCAACATCTTCTTCGCCGACATCATGGATGCCGATGACGATTACTTCGACAAGTGCCTGGAAGGCTTTGCGATGTTTGCCCTGAACCAGGGTGAAGTCTGCACCTGCCCGTCGCGCGTGCTGGTACAGGAATCGATCTACGAGAAATTCATGGAACGCGCCATTGCGCGGGTAGCCGCCATCAAGCAGGGCAACCCGCTCGACAGCAGCACCATGATCGGCGCCCAGGCCTCCAATGAACAGATGGAAAAGATCCTGTCGTACATGGACATCGGCCGCCAGGAAGGCGCCGAGGTGCTGATCGGCGGCGAGCAGAACAAGCTTGCGGGCGACCTGGCCGGCGGCTACTACGTCAAGCCGACGGTCTTTGCCGGCAACAACAAGATGCGCATCTTCCAGGAAGAGATCTTTGGGCCGGTGGTATCGGTGACCACCTTCAAGGATGAAGCCGAGGCGCTGGCGATTGCCAACGATACGCTGTACGGCCTGGGCGCCGGCTTGTGGACCCGTGACGGTTCGCGCGCCTTCCGCGTTGGCCGCGCCATCCAGGCGGGGCGCGTGTGGACCAACTGCTACCACCTGTATCCGGCGCATGCGGCCTTCGGCGGCTACAAGCAATCAGGCATTGGCCGCGAGACGCACAAGATGATGCTGGAACACTATCAGCAAACCAAGAATCTGCTGGTCAGCTATAGCCCGAAGGCGCTGGGCTTTTTCTAA
- a CDS encoding transporter substrate-binding domain-containing protein, giving the protein MPKFFFRSMAALMVIFLAWSLALPAHADMEKIRQSGTLKVAVYDDLVPFSAGGRGIDIELAEALAKKLGLKLALLPFPAGENLGDDLRNMVWKGHYLGYGPADVLLHVPVDRHLIAENPKVEIFAPYYRDAVQLVRRVATVPSYDGLASLAGKKIGVEKISISAVVLLGEDGGKYREQVRIYPTAAEALAQLQAGALDAVLANRSEIESAVGRDPNYQVHDVSFPRLPRQGWVVGMAVKKDQAELARLLQAASDELTASGELAKIFSKHGVAAIRP; this is encoded by the coding sequence ATGCCCAAGTTCTTTTTTCGCAGCATGGCTGCGTTGATGGTCATTTTCCTGGCATGGTCGCTGGCACTGCCAGCTCATGCCGACATGGAAAAAATCCGCCAGTCGGGTACCTTGAAAGTGGCGGTCTACGACGACCTGGTGCCATTTTCGGCCGGTGGCCGCGGCATCGATATCGAGCTGGCGGAGGCGCTGGCAAAGAAGCTGGGGTTGAAGCTGGCGCTGCTGCCATTTCCGGCCGGTGAAAATCTCGGCGACGATTTGCGCAACATGGTGTGGAAGGGGCATTACCTTGGCTACGGTCCGGCCGACGTGCTGCTGCATGTGCCGGTGGACCGGCACCTGATTGCAGAAAATCCGAAGGTGGAAATTTTTGCGCCGTATTACCGCGACGCGGTGCAGCTGGTGCGCCGCGTGGCGACCGTGCCCAGCTACGACGGCCTGGCGTCGCTCGCCGGAAAAAAAATCGGCGTCGAAAAGATTTCAATCTCGGCCGTCGTGCTGCTGGGCGAGGATGGCGGCAAGTACCGCGAGCAAGTCCGGATCTATCCGACTGCCGCCGAGGCACTGGCGCAACTCCAGGCCGGCGCCCTTGACGCAGTATTGGCCAACCGTTCGGAAATTGAATCGGCGGTGGGGCGCGACCCGAATTATCAAGTCCACGATGTAAGCTTCCCGCGCTTGCCGCGGCAGGGCTGGGTGGTTGGCATGGCGGTGAAAAAAGACCAGGCCGAGCTGGCCAGGCTGCTGCAGGCCGCAAGCGATGAACTGACGGCGTCCGGCGAACTGGCAAAGATATTTTCGAAGCATGGCGTGGCGGCGATCAGGCCCTGA
- the pedF gene encoding cytochrome c-550 PedF, whose protein sequence is MNLAKRIIAISSIFAALGAVTLPAAAHGDVTPQAVDTKSLPKLGDKWAAENPYRGNTEAVRIGTSAYTQNCARCHGLEAISGGIAPDLRLLDRDCMGQKNEAKKQACFKENDAYFASSVRQGKVRNGAVYMPPFEGTLSQEAVWALKAYLETRRATK, encoded by the coding sequence ATGAATCTCGCAAAACGCATCATCGCCATCAGTTCCATCTTTGCCGCCCTGGGCGCGGTAACGCTGCCGGCCGCCGCGCATGGCGACGTCACGCCGCAGGCAGTCGACACCAAGTCGTTGCCGAAGCTGGGCGACAAGTGGGCCGCTGAAAATCCCTATCGGGGCAATACCGAAGCAGTCCGGATCGGCACCTCGGCGTACACCCAGAACTGCGCGCGCTGCCACGGGCTGGAGGCGATTTCCGGCGGGATCGCCCCCGACCTGCGCTTGCTCGACCGCGACTGCATGGGACAAAAAAACGAGGCCAAAAAGCAGGCGTGCTTCAAGGAGAACGATGCCTATTTCGCCAGCTCGGTCCGTCAGGGCAAGGTACGCAACGGCGCGGTATACATGCCGCCGTTCGAGGGCACGTTGAGCCAGGAAGCGGTGTGGGCGCTGAAGGCCTACCTGGAAACGCGTCGCGCAACCAAGTAA